In Phaseolus vulgaris cultivar G19833 chromosome 3, P. vulgaris v2.0, whole genome shotgun sequence, the sequence TGGGCCATAGTAGTAACCAGTCTTCAGTAACAAGCACTCTATCAATTCTACTCTTGGCCGTTCCATCAGGTTTAAACCACGTAAACTTCTTGCCTACCAGAGGTAAATCTAATAAGAAGTTTGAATCAATGAAGCTATTAAAACCATTTACCTCGCTTTTTTGTTCACCCCTGTCTGTGATACCTTTCCTCTCGTTGCTACTTCTCACTGCATTAAAGTCTCCGCAGATGCACCATGCCAAAACATGTGATGACTGTCTTACTTTAGAGAGGTCCTCCCAAAGAGTCTTCTTACCTCTCAAGGAGCAAAAAGAATAAACATTGACCACAACACACCTATAAGAAGTTTTAATGTGTTGGCCGTAAACAGCAATATAACCAATTCCCAT encodes:
- the LOC137839356 gene encoding uncharacterized protein gives rise to the protein MRHVIGREEADFVCIQETKSKELSDARCFVFWGDNKVGWIHNKGDEGSGSLLSMWHKDVFEYESHVMGIGYIAVYGQHIKTSYRCVVVNVYSFCSLRGKKTLWEDLSKVRQSSHVLAWCICGDFNAVRSSNERKGITDRGEQKSEVNGFNSFIDSNFLLDLPLVGKKFTWFKPDGTAKSRIDRVLVTEDWLLLWPKSKQYVLRRKVSDHCALVVKSVEKD